A genome region from Natronosalvus rutilus includes the following:
- the dpsA gene encoding DNA starvation/stationary phase protection protein DpsA: protein MSTQKTVRQQADKVEENALRLDQEKAEQVVDALNTELANAYVLYHQLKKHHWVVEGAEFRDLHLFFEEAYEHAEVGADLIAERAQALGGVPVSGPSNLEDRATVEFEGEDVYDLRTMMENDLEIYGEIIESMRDSIELATNLGDHATGQILREILVDVEDDAHHFEHYLEDETLVLEDATH from the coding sequence ATGAGCACTCAAAAGACCGTCCGCCAGCAGGCCGACAAAGTCGAGGAGAACGCACTGCGACTCGACCAGGAGAAGGCCGAGCAGGTCGTCGACGCGCTGAACACGGAACTCGCGAACGCGTACGTGCTGTACCACCAGCTCAAGAAGCACCACTGGGTCGTCGAGGGCGCGGAGTTCCGCGACCTGCACCTCTTCTTCGAGGAGGCCTACGAGCACGCCGAGGTGGGCGCCGACCTGATCGCCGAGCGCGCACAGGCGCTGGGCGGCGTCCCGGTTTCGGGCCCCTCGAACCTCGAGGACCGAGCGACCGTCGAGTTCGAGGGCGAGGACGTCTACGACCTCCGCACGATGATGGAGAACGACCTCGAAATCTATGGGGAGATCATCGAGTCGATGCGCGATAGCATCGAACTCGCGACGAACCTCGGGGATCACGCGACTGGCCAGATCCTCCGGGAGATTCTCGTCGACGTCGAGGACGACGCCCACCACTTCGAACACTACCTCGAGGACGAGACCCTCGTGCTCGAGGACGCGACCCACTGA
- a CDS encoding carbohydrate kinase family protein codes for MNASVLVAGETLVDFLPDRPGPLSAVGQFERRPGGAPANVAVALARLEHDPALWTRVGNDPFGRYLVDVLADHGLPDDYVEVDHDAQTTLAFVTHDESGDRTFSFYRDGTADTRLEPGTVGDDTLDSLEWVHTGGVTLSSGRSREATLGLLERAQVLGCTTSFDPNHRPELWADRETFERIGRRALAHTDVCKATVEELELLGCAGETPEAVARDALDCGPHTVFLTRGSEGAMVVTDTTASMPEAVFEHPGFEADVVDTTGAGDAFVAGLVASLREGRGLEETLAFASAVAAQTTTEPGAMTALPTRDDVQEWLDAAGS; via the coding sequence ATGAACGCATCCGTCCTCGTCGCCGGCGAAACGCTGGTCGACTTCCTCCCCGACCGGCCAGGGCCGCTCTCGGCCGTCGGCCAGTTCGAACGCCGGCCGGGCGGCGCGCCGGCGAACGTCGCCGTCGCGCTCGCTCGTCTCGAGCACGACCCCGCCCTCTGGACGCGCGTGGGAAACGACCCCTTCGGGCGTTACCTGGTGGACGTCCTCGCCGATCACGGCCTCCCCGACGACTACGTCGAGGTCGACCACGACGCACAGACGACGCTCGCGTTCGTCACTCACGACGAGTCCGGCGACCGAACGTTCTCGTTCTACCGCGACGGGACTGCCGACACGCGCCTCGAGCCCGGAACCGTCGGCGACGACACCCTCGACTCGCTCGAGTGGGTCCACACCGGCGGCGTCACCCTCTCGAGTGGCCGCTCGCGGGAGGCAACCCTCGGGTTGCTCGAGCGCGCCCAGGTACTGGGTTGTACGACCTCCTTCGATCCCAACCACCGGCCCGAACTGTGGGCCGACCGGGAGACGTTCGAACGGATCGGTCGGCGAGCGCTCGCTCACACCGACGTCTGCAAGGCGACGGTCGAGGAACTCGAGTTGCTCGGCTGTGCAGGCGAGACGCCGGAAGCCGTCGCCCGCGACGCCCTCGACTGTGGCCCCCACACCGTCTTCCTCACGCGTGGGAGCGAGGGCGCGATGGTCGTCACGGACACGACAGCATCGATGCCCGAGGCCGTCTTCGAGCACCCCGGCTTCGAGGCCGACGTCGTCGACACCACCGGCGCGGGCGACGCGTTCGTCGCCGGGCTCGTTGCCTCACTTCGCGAGGGACGGGGACTCGAAGAGACCCTGGCCTTCGCCAGTGCGGTGGCTGCCCAAACGACGACCGAGCCAGGGGCGATGACGGCACTCCCGACCCGAGACGACGTCCAGGAGTGGCTGGACGCCGCCGGTTCGTGA
- a CDS encoding YbaK/EbsC family protein, with product MHPRAATFVAQAREEYGFDPAVEEFPEGTKTAADAAEAVDCDVAQIASSLAFDAGGDLVVAVTSGANRVDEGALAKAVDVAPGTVEMADPERIKSRLGWSIGGVPPFCHDRPVPTYLDEMLLEFETVWAAAGTPSAVFPIDPTELEDLTNAQVVSVVDGSSR from the coding sequence ATGCATCCGCGTGCAGCGACCTTCGTCGCACAGGCTCGAGAGGAGTACGGCTTCGATCCGGCCGTCGAGGAGTTTCCGGAGGGGACCAAAACCGCCGCCGACGCCGCCGAAGCCGTCGACTGTGACGTCGCCCAGATCGCGAGTTCGCTGGCGTTCGACGCCGGCGGCGACCTCGTGGTGGCGGTGACGAGCGGCGCGAATCGGGTCGACGAAGGCGCGCTGGCCAAGGCCGTCGACGTCGCACCCGGAACCGTCGAGATGGCCGATCCGGAGCGAATCAAGTCCCGGCTGGGCTGGTCGATCGGTGGCGTCCCGCCGTTCTGTCACGACCGGCCCGTCCCGACGTACCTCGATGAAATGCTGCTCGAGTTCGAGACGGTCTGGGCGGCGGCTGGAACGCCCTCGGCGGTGTTTCCGATCGATCCGACGGAACTCGAGGACCTGACGAACGCCCAGGTGGTCTCGGTAGTCGACGGATCGTCTCGATAA
- a CDS encoding metal ABC transporter substrate-binding protein: protein MNLTRRRVLGHGASALGVGALAGCLSEPGADGDGGDASDLSGYAAFFPLWDWTNQVVGDAGSIENPVDAGQLGHGWSPEGDLVRTVAETDAFVYFDSPEFTWAQDIAGQLEAESNSTDVVVIDALEGISEDHFLSFSDDGHDGDDGGHDDEDDHSHGDDHEGEHDDGDDHESEHDDGDHVEEHDNDPESLSVDEFELLTSSSDVTATWHDDHWDGGVPPVPADGSIELEAAVQVDGEDLAFGADESHQLWARVADDGSTDVLEIESHGDAIEIRGRESGQTRVIFELRRDDERVWDSSADPLRVEVAADAGSGMTAFHDPHVWLDPVLAADVVHAIADGLADVAPDDADTFEANAEAYAERLAEVDEQLRALVDEADLEVAVLAGHDSFRYLERRYGFELHSPVGVSPDESPSAGEIAETIELVDERGIDTILYDPFEVPEGDVPPLAETIVHDSQATETAPLTPVGGTLTEWNDRDWGWVEQMTEVNLPSLRAALEVS, encoded by the coding sequence ATGAACCTGACACGGCGCCGCGTGCTCGGTCACGGGGCATCGGCTCTCGGCGTCGGCGCGCTCGCGGGGTGCCTGAGCGAACCTGGCGCCGACGGCGACGGTGGCGATGCCAGCGACCTCTCGGGATACGCCGCCTTCTTCCCGCTCTGGGACTGGACGAACCAGGTGGTCGGCGACGCGGGATCGATCGAGAACCCCGTCGACGCCGGCCAGCTTGGACACGGATGGAGCCCGGAGGGTGATCTGGTTCGAACCGTCGCCGAAACCGACGCGTTCGTCTACTTCGATAGTCCCGAATTCACCTGGGCCCAGGACATCGCTGGCCAGCTCGAGGCCGAGTCGAACTCGACCGACGTCGTCGTCATCGACGCACTCGAGGGGATTAGCGAGGACCACTTCCTCTCGTTTTCCGACGACGGACACGACGGTGACGACGGAGGTCACGACGACGAGGACGACCATAGTCACGGTGACGATCACGAGGGTGAACACGACGACGGCGATGATCACGAGAGTGAACACGACGATGGCGACCACGTGGAGGAACACGACAACGACCCGGAGTCACTCTCCGTCGACGAGTTCGAGCTACTGACCTCCTCGAGCGACGTAACCGCAACCTGGCACGACGACCACTGGGACGGCGGTGTTCCGCCAGTCCCCGCCGACGGATCGATCGAACTCGAGGCAGCCGTCCAGGTCGACGGCGAGGACCTCGCGTTCGGCGCGGATGAATCCCACCAACTCTGGGCTCGAGTCGCCGACGACGGATCGACAGACGTCCTCGAGATCGAGTCCCACGGCGACGCCATCGAAATACGTGGCCGTGAGAGCGGGCAGACGCGCGTGATCTTCGAACTCCGGCGCGACGACGAACGCGTCTGGGACTCGAGCGCCGACCCGCTCCGCGTCGAGGTCGCCGCCGACGCCGGGTCCGGGATGACCGCGTTCCACGACCCCCACGTCTGGCTCGATCCCGTACTCGCCGCGGACGTCGTTCACGCCATCGCCGACGGGCTCGCCGACGTCGCGCCCGACGATGCGGACACCTTCGAGGCCAACGCCGAGGCGTACGCCGAGCGCCTCGCCGAGGTCGACGAGCAACTCCGGGCGCTCGTCGACGAGGCCGACCTCGAGGTCGCCGTCCTCGCCGGCCACGACTCGTTCCGGTACCTCGAGCGCCGCTACGGCTTCGAACTCCACTCCCCGGTCGGGGTCTCCCCCGACGAGTCGCCGAGCGCGGGCGAAATCGCCGAGACGATCGAACTCGTCGACGAACGCGGTATCGACACGATCCTCTACGATCCGTTCGAGGTTCCCGAGGGCGATGTACCGCCGCTCGCCGAGACCATCGTCCATGACAGCCAGGCGACCGAGACGGCGCCGCTGACGCCGGTGGGTGGCACGCTGACCGAGTGGAATGACCGCGACTGGGGCTGGGTCGAACAGATGACAGAAGTGAACCTGCCGTCGCTTCGGGCGGCCCTCGAGGTGTCGTGA
- a CDS encoding metal ABC transporter ATP-binding protein, producing the protein MGRVRRSESASTNSPEGGGSTVTPAPAVDVRDVSFAYGETPVVSDVSLTIEAGEFLGLIGPNGSGKTTLLHLMLGLLEPDSGSIDLFGEPVDQFADGERIGYVSQQSTEQGGSMPVTIRETVTMGRFAHAGHARLTDEDRAIVEDALETVGITDIADRRVTQLSGGQRQRAFIARALASEADLLALDEPTVGVDAESRDAFYQLLESLNESGITIILIEHDIGVVTDRASRIACINTELYHHGDTESFVESDALAEAYGATGQIVHHDH; encoded by the coding sequence ATGGGGCGCGTTCGTCGGAGCGAAAGTGCAAGTACTAACTCACCAGAGGGCGGAGGATCGACAGTGACACCCGCTCCCGCGGTCGACGTTCGCGACGTCTCGTTCGCCTACGGCGAGACGCCGGTCGTCAGCGACGTCTCGCTCACGATCGAGGCGGGCGAGTTCCTGGGGCTCATCGGGCCCAACGGCTCCGGCAAGACGACGCTCTTGCACCTCATGCTCGGCCTGCTTGAACCCGACAGCGGTTCGATCGACCTCTTCGGCGAACCGGTCGATCAGTTCGCCGACGGCGAGCGCATCGGTTACGTCTCCCAGCAGTCCACCGAGCAGGGCGGGTCGATGCCCGTCACGATCCGAGAGACGGTGACCATGGGGCGGTTCGCCCACGCGGGCCACGCGCGACTGACCGACGAGGACCGCGCCATCGTCGAAGATGCACTCGAGACGGTCGGCATCACCGACATCGCGGATCGGCGCGTCACCCAGCTGTCAGGCGGACAGCGCCAGCGGGCATTCATCGCCCGTGCGCTCGCGAGCGAGGCGGATTTGCTCGCCCTGGACGAGCCGACCGTCGGCGTCGACGCCGAGTCCCGGGACGCGTTCTACCAGTTGCTCGAGTCGCTCAACGAGTCGGGAATCACGATCATCCTCATCGAGCACGACATCGGCGTCGTTACCGACCGCGCCTCGAGAATCGCCTGTATCAACACGGAACTGTACCACCACGGCGACACCGAGTCGTTCGTCGAGAGCGATGCCCTCGCCGAGGCCTACGGGGCGACGGGACAGATCGTCCACCACGATCACTGA
- a CDS encoding metal ABC transporter permease, producing MTEGTDTATAAEPASSHDAGLRRGLEAVGLAVTGLVAAVMIGFVVLYWLREYRLAAGAYEQFMIASQWLDYYLGTNVFKWSFMWQSMATGVLIGVVGPLIGSFLVHRKMALIGETLAHTAFAGVAIGFAAASLVGWAGSPMYAALVVAILGALGVQWLSERTNAYGDVPVAIMLTGSFAVGTLVVSWGRGRRGISIEDYLFGDLSIVTASSARLMAVLSVAVVAVVAYTYKQLLFITFDEQAARVARLNVTAYNTLLVVMTAVVVVGSIQVLGVILVAGMLVIPVAAASQIARGFRETVVLSVLFGELSIAGGFGLAISQGLPSGGSIIVVAIAVYLLVIALSSRSVAAISTH from the coding sequence ATGACCGAAGGGACAGACACTGCCACGGCGGCCGAACCGGCCTCGAGCCACGACGCCGGTCTTCGCCGGGGACTCGAGGCAGTTGGCCTCGCCGTCACTGGCCTCGTCGCCGCCGTCATGATCGGCTTCGTCGTCCTCTACTGGCTCCGGGAGTATCGGCTGGCGGCCGGCGCCTACGAGCAGTTCATGATCGCCAGCCAGTGGCTCGATTACTACCTCGGCACGAACGTCTTCAAGTGGTCGTTCATGTGGCAGTCGATGGCCACCGGCGTCCTGATAGGCGTCGTCGGCCCGCTCATCGGCAGCTTTCTCGTCCACCGCAAGATGGCGCTCATCGGCGAAACGCTCGCGCACACGGCCTTCGCCGGTGTCGCCATCGGCTTCGCCGCGGCCTCGCTGGTCGGCTGGGCCGGCTCGCCGATGTACGCCGCGCTCGTCGTCGCGATTCTAGGCGCGCTGGGCGTCCAGTGGCTCTCCGAGCGGACGAACGCCTACGGCGACGTCCCCGTCGCGATCATGCTCACGGGCAGTTTCGCCGTCGGAACGCTCGTCGTGAGCTGGGGTCGGGGCCGGCGCGGCATCAGCATCGAGGACTACCTCTTCGGCGACCTCTCGATCGTCACGGCCTCGAGCGCCCGGTTGATGGCCGTCCTCAGCGTCGCGGTCGTCGCGGTCGTCGCCTACACGTACAAACAACTCCTGTTCATCACGTTCGACGAGCAGGCCGCCCGCGTCGCGCGGTTGAACGTCACCGCGTACAACACGCTGTTGGTCGTGATGACCGCGGTCGTCGTCGTCGGCTCGATCCAGGTCCTGGGCGTCATCCTCGTCGCCGGAATGCTCGTCATCCCCGTGGCGGCCGCCTCCCAGATCGCCCGCGGGTTCCGGGAAACGGTGGTCCTCTCGGTCCTGTTCGGAGAGCTCTCGATCGCCGGCGGTTTCGGCCTGGCCATCTCGCAGGGGCTCCCCTCCGGGGGCTCGATCATCGTCGTCGCCATCGCCGTCTACCTGCTGGTGATCGCGCTCTCGAGTCGGTCGGTCGCGGCGATTTCGACCCACTAA
- a CDS encoding acetate--CoA ligase family protein, translated as MGRLRDLFAPETVAVVGATDREGAVGRAILENLHADFRGDVVPVNPNRESVLGLESYPDVASAPPVDLSVIVVPPSIVLEAIEESAEVGVENVVVITAGFSETGGEGAARERELRDLAASYDLNLVGPNSLGIMNTQTGMNATFGPENAIEGSVSFMSQSGAFITAVLDWANEQGIGFRDVVSLGNKSVLDETDFVREWGDDPETDVVIGYLEGIDHGDEFVEVAREVSDDTPIVLVKSGRTSAGAQAASSHTGAIAGSEAAYETGLEQAGVLRAQSVQELFDWARALSGLPTPETDCVAVVTNAGGPGVLTTDAVGDSTLSMAGFTDETIDLLAETMPEEANVYNPIDVIGDADVERFETALDIALSDPNVGSAVVVSAPTAVLAYDDLSEVVIEKRNEHEKPIVTSLMGGSRSRDAEAVLREAGIPNYFDPARAVSGLDALERYRSIREATTDEPTRFDVDRERAREILETARDRADNRLGVEAMELLEAYGIPTPTGEIVDDPADARSVAESIDGDVVLKIVSPDISHKSDIGGVRVGVADDEVYDAYEDVVAKARNYQPGATIIGVQVQEMLDLEASTETIIGMNRDPQFGPLLLFGLGGIFVEILEDTSLRVAPIGESEAREMVNEIKAAPLLRGARGRDPADVDAVVESIQRLSQLVTDFPAILELDVNPLVAGSDGVQAIDLRLTVDTEEL; from the coding sequence ATGGGAAGGTTACGCGATCTATTCGCCCCCGAGACCGTTGCCGTCGTCGGCGCGACCGACCGCGAGGGCGCCGTTGGACGGGCGATTCTCGAGAATCTGCACGCGGACTTTCGGGGCGACGTCGTCCCAGTTAACCCCAACCGGGAGTCCGTGTTGGGCCTCGAGAGTTACCCGGACGTCGCGAGCGCACCGCCGGTCGACCTGTCGGTGATCGTCGTCCCACCGTCGATCGTCCTCGAAGCGATCGAGGAGAGCGCCGAGGTGGGCGTCGAGAACGTCGTCGTCATCACGGCCGGCTTCTCCGAGACCGGTGGCGAGGGCGCCGCCCGCGAGCGCGAGTTACGCGACCTCGCCGCGTCGTACGACCTGAATCTGGTTGGCCCCAACAGCCTCGGCATTATGAACACACAGACCGGGATGAACGCCACATTCGGCCCCGAGAACGCCATCGAGGGCTCGGTGTCGTTCATGAGCCAGTCGGGCGCGTTCATCACCGCCGTCCTGGACTGGGCGAACGAACAGGGGATCGGCTTCCGGGACGTCGTCTCGCTGGGCAACAAGTCGGTGCTCGACGAGACCGACTTCGTCCGCGAGTGGGGCGACGACCCCGAGACGGACGTCGTCATCGGCTACCTCGAGGGGATCGATCACGGCGACGAGTTCGTCGAGGTCGCCCGCGAGGTCAGCGACGACACGCCGATCGTGCTCGTGAAGTCGGGTCGGACTAGCGCAGGCGCACAGGCGGCCTCATCGCACACGGGCGCCATCGCCGGCAGTGAGGCCGCCTACGAGACCGGCCTCGAGCAGGCGGGCGTCCTCCGGGCACAGTCGGTCCAGGAACTGTTCGACTGGGCGCGAGCGCTCTCTGGGCTGCCGACGCCCGAGACCGACTGCGTCGCCGTCGTCACGAACGCCGGCGGACCTGGCGTGCTCACCACCGACGCCGTCGGCGACTCGACGCTGTCGATGGCCGGCTTCACCGACGAGACGATCGACCTACTGGCCGAGACGATGCCCGAGGAGGCGAACGTCTACAACCCGATCGACGTGATCGGCGACGCCGACGTCGAGCGGTTCGAGACGGCGCTCGACATCGCTCTCTCGGATCCGAACGTCGGCAGCGCCGTCGTCGTCAGTGCCCCGACGGCCGTGCTCGCGTACGACGACCTGAGCGAAGTCGTGATCGAGAAGCGAAACGAGCACGAGAAACCCATCGTCACGAGCCTGATGGGCGGCAGTCGCTCGCGCGACGCGGAGGCGGTCCTCCGGGAGGCCGGCATCCCCAACTACTTCGACCCCGCCCGGGCCGTCTCGGGACTCGACGCCCTCGAGCGCTATCGCTCGATTCGCGAGGCGACGACCGACGAGCCCACCAGATTCGACGTCGACCGCGAGCGCGCCCGCGAGATCCTCGAGACTGCCCGCGACCGGGCGGACAACCGCCTCGGCGTCGAGGCGATGGAACTGCTCGAGGCCTACGGCATTCCGACGCCGACGGGCGAGATCGTCGACGATCCGGCGGACGCGCGGTCGGTCGCGGAGTCGATCGACGGCGACGTCGTCCTCAAGATCGTCAGCCCGGACATCAGCCACAAGTCCGACATCGGCGGCGTCCGCGTGGGGGTGGCAGACGACGAGGTCTACGACGCCTACGAGGACGTCGTCGCGAAGGCGCGAAACTACCAGCCAGGCGCGACGATCATCGGCGTCCAGGTCCAGGAGATGCTCGACCTCGAGGCCTCGACCGAGACCATCATCGGGATGAATCGGGACCCGCAGTTCGGTCCCCTGTTACTCTTCGGACTGGGCGGCATCTTCGTCGAAATCCTCGAGGACACGTCGCTCCGGGTCGCACCGATCGGCGAGAGCGAGGCCCGCGAGATGGTCAACGAGATCAAGGCGGCGCCGCTCCTGCGCGGCGCTCGGGGGCGCGACCCGGCCGACGTTGACGCCGTCGTAGAGTCGATCCAGCGGCTCTCGCAGCTGGTGACCGACTTTCCGGCAATCCTCGAACTCGACGTGAACCCCCTCGTCGCCGGATCCGACGGCGTACAGGCGATCGATCTCAGACTGACCGTTGACACGGAGGAGCTATGA
- a CDS encoding phosphotransacetylase family protein: MTDSDTETETDTTANAKTNDTRPILVASLEESTGKTAITLALANHAAEAGDDVGYMKPKGTRLQSNVGKTLDTDPMLAREILGLDAEMHDLEPVVYSPTFIEQAIRGREHPEELRERVSEAYDALAADRDRMFLEGAGRLEQGAIVDLTDADIASLVDARVLVIAPYETPGDVDDVLAAAEAFGDQFDGVLFNAVADSVRDQLESDVAPFLEGRGVPVHGVLPRDQTLAGVTVQDLADELGGRVLSENGLDEYVERFSVGAMGADSALRHFRRTKNAAVITGGDRADIHSAALEARGVKCLILTGGHRPSGAILGQAAEKHVPVLMVQSDTLTTVERAEEIVRSGRTRDETTVERMQALLADHADLESLR; this comes from the coding sequence ATGACCGACTCAGACACGGAAACCGAAACCGACACCACGGCGAACGCGAAGACGAACGACACCCGACCGATCCTGGTCGCCTCCCTCGAGGAGAGCACGGGCAAGACGGCGATCACGCTCGCGCTGGCGAACCACGCCGCGGAAGCCGGCGACGACGTCGGCTACATGAAACCCAAGGGGACCCGACTCCAGAGCAACGTCGGCAAGACCCTCGACACCGATCCGATGCTCGCGCGCGAAATCCTCGGCCTAGACGCCGAGATGCACGACCTCGAGCCGGTAGTCTACTCGCCAACGTTCATCGAGCAGGCGATTCGGGGACGAGAACACCCGGAGGAACTTCGCGAGCGTGTCTCGGAGGCATACGACGCCCTCGCGGCGGACCGCGACCGAATGTTCCTCGAGGGTGCCGGCCGACTCGAGCAGGGGGCCATCGTGGACCTGACCGACGCGGACATTGCGTCGCTGGTCGACGCGCGCGTACTGGTGATCGCCCCCTATGAGACCCCGGGCGACGTCGACGACGTGCTGGCAGCGGCGGAGGCGTTCGGCGACCAGTTCGACGGCGTCCTCTTCAACGCCGTCGCCGACTCCGTCCGGGATCAGCTCGAGTCCGACGTTGCGCCCTTTCTCGAGGGACGCGGCGTACCGGTCCACGGCGTCCTGCCACGCGACCAGACGCTGGCCGGCGTCACCGTCCAGGACCTGGCCGACGAACTCGGCGGGCGCGTGCTCTCCGAGAACGGCCTCGACGAGTACGTCGAGCGCTTCTCCGTCGGGGCGATGGGTGCCGACAGCGCGCTCAGGCACTTCCGGCGAACGAAAAACGCCGCCGTCATCACGGGTGGCGACCGCGCGGACATCCACTCCGCGGCGCTCGAGGCAAGAGGCGTGAAGTGTCTCATCCTGACCGGCGGCCACCGCCCGTCCGGGGCGATCCTCGGCCAGGCGGCCGAGAAGCACGTCCCCGTCCTGATGGTCCAGTCGGACACGCTCACGACCGTCGAGCGGGCCGAGGAGATCGTCCGCAGCGGTCGGACCCGCGACGAGACGACCGTCGAGCGCATGCAGGCGCTTCTCGCCGACCACGCCGACCTCGAGTCGCTTCGCTGA
- a CDS encoding LSM domain-containing protein, whose protein sequence is MSGRPLDVLEASLGDRVSVRLKSGEEYVGDLAGYDQHMNLVLEDVAVSQETDPTDEPSVQDTTIIRGDNVVSITP, encoded by the coding sequence ATGAGTGGACGACCGCTAGACGTCCTCGAAGCGTCACTCGGCGACCGGGTCAGCGTTCGACTCAAGAGCGGCGAGGAGTACGTCGGCGATCTCGCCGGCTACGACCAGCACATGAATCTCGTCCTCGAGGACGTCGCCGTCTCCCAGGAAACGGATCCGACCGACGAGCCCTCGGTCCAAGACACAACCATTATACGCGGCGATAACGTCGTTTCGATCACTCCATGA
- a CDS encoding 50S ribosomal protein L37e — MTGAGTPSQGKKNKTTHVKCRRCGEKSYHVKKSVCSSCGFGKSAKRRSYAWQGKTGDN; from the coding sequence ATGACTGGCGCAGGAACCCCGAGCCAAGGAAAGAAGAACAAGACGACGCACGTCAAATGCCGGCGCTGCGGTGAGAAATCCTACCACGTCAAGAAGAGCGTCTGCTCGTCGTGTGGCTTCGGCAAATCGGCCAAACGCCGCTCGTACGCCTGGCAGGGCAAAACCGGCGACAACTGA